In one window of uncultured Sphaerochaeta sp. DNA:
- the yidD gene encoding membrane protein insertion efficiency factor YidD, translating to MKKILWLLRQIFLIPVYLYKGILSPFFGGGSCLYHPTCSSYMVDSVIKHGIFKGFIMGFARIIRCSRWFYGGDDPVPDTWSWKAIKDGFTLFRKR from the coding sequence ATGAAAAAAATCCTCTGGCTGCTACGACAGATATTTCTCATCCCAGTGTACCTCTACAAAGGAATTTTGTCACCTTTTTTTGGTGGTGGAAGCTGTCTCTACCACCCTACCTGTTCCTCATATATGGTAGATTCAGTAATAAAGCATGGAATTTTTAAAGGATTTATCATGGGTTTTGCCAGAATCATCCGATGCAGTCGTTGGTTTTATGGAGGGGATGACCCAGTTCCAGACACTTGGTCATGGAAAGCAATAAAGGACGGTTTTACCCTCTTCCGTAAACGCTGA
- the pth gene encoding aminoacyl-tRNA hydrolase, whose product MQLILGLGNPGSKYANSRHNVGFDAVEACAAFFQVRLRKRCFRLYRQARVGSSVSLVEPLTYMNKSGEVMRYFPDVKAEEIVVVCDQMDLPPGLIRIRRGGSSAGHNGLKSLISSLGSSNFTRIYIGIGRPDEGVSVVDHVLSRDSSLALQEGIMLASSALQDLISGKSTEEVMLAYNRRNRS is encoded by the coding sequence ATGCAGTTGATTCTTGGTCTGGGTAATCCCGGTTCCAAGTATGCAAACTCCCGCCACAATGTCGGATTCGATGCAGTGGAAGCTTGTGCAGCGTTTTTTCAGGTTCGCCTGAGAAAACGCTGTTTTCGTCTTTATAGACAAGCAAGAGTGGGGAGTTCTGTATCCTTGGTTGAACCACTAACCTATATGAATAAGAGTGGGGAAGTCATGCGTTACTTCCCTGATGTGAAAGCAGAAGAAATTGTGGTAGTCTGTGATCAGATGGATCTGCCTCCAGGATTGATCAGAATCCGAAGGGGAGGGAGCAGCGCTGGTCATAATGGACTCAAGAGTCTTATCAGCTCGCTGGGCAGCAGCAACTTCACCCGTATCTATATTGGAATAGGTAGACCGGATGAAGGGGTGTCGGTGGTGGATCATGTCCTTTCACGTGATTCTTCTCTTGCCTTACAGGAAGGAATCATGCTTGCTTCCTCAGCACTGCAGGATCTTATCAGTGGAAAGTCAACGGAGGAGGTAATGCTTGCCTACAATAGACGCAATCGTTCCTAA
- the tilS gene encoding tRNA lysidine(34) synthetase TilS, with the protein MPTIDAIVPKTIQHFLASQHISEDMHLAVAFSGGSDSLALLIGLSALLPKEQVSVFYVNHRLRSEQELSQELQLCLANCQRLGYGLEVLDLGKGSVEERAKRDGEGIEAAARTLRYEALYAACRNHGCTYLATAHNADDQIETLLMRLFQAASVSSLKGAAAFTPSPGNATLIRPLLTLCHRTLRAYVKAEGFQWAEDSTNEQDAYLRNKIRHTIKPQILTLFPNAYDAVSIMSRRFSDIAGVLQTLEDEALSRVKILTGEVRFSLDWYHGVMPQMRERLLYRLYAEVCSSGTQRIRQAMIARLQEHLDASTPSNRFHIEAGSSSVLISDGQVIWRQVAQDPHFLFPLMHPGNEQEVLLPGGIVFRIDTLQGETDTRLLRIDADSLDHAVIRSAEDGDWIELEAGRVSVAKLLSSYRISKSKHPTVPLLCDRSGVVAVFARMYGGRDRLARRFKAPLARRLTNIYSSRIKEQ; encoded by the coding sequence TTGCCTACAATAGACGCAATCGTTCCTAAGACAATCCAGCATTTTCTTGCGTCTCAGCACATCTCAGAGGATATGCACCTTGCTGTCGCCTTTTCTGGTGGCAGTGACTCACTTGCCTTGCTGATCGGGCTTTCGGCCTTGTTGCCAAAAGAGCAGGTTTCTGTTTTTTACGTCAATCATCGTTTGCGTTCAGAGCAAGAGCTGTCCCAAGAGTTGCAGCTTTGTCTTGCGAATTGTCAACGGTTGGGATATGGACTTGAGGTTCTTGATTTGGGCAAGGGTAGCGTTGAAGAACGCGCTAAAAGGGATGGGGAAGGTATTGAAGCTGCTGCACGAACGCTGCGCTATGAGGCTTTGTATGCTGCATGCCGTAACCATGGTTGTACCTATCTTGCTACTGCACACAATGCTGACGACCAGATAGAGACCTTGTTGATGCGTCTGTTTCAGGCAGCCTCGGTTTCTTCTCTCAAAGGTGCAGCTGCCTTTACACCGTCCCCTGGCAATGCCACACTGATCAGACCTTTGCTTACACTTTGCCATCGTACCCTCAGAGCTTATGTAAAAGCCGAAGGCTTCCAGTGGGCAGAGGATTCAACAAATGAACAAGATGCCTATCTGCGAAATAAGATACGTCATACCATCAAGCCGCAGATCCTCACACTCTTTCCAAACGCCTACGATGCAGTTTCAATCATGTCCAGGCGTTTTTCCGATATTGCTGGGGTATTGCAGACTTTGGAAGATGAGGCTCTCTCGCGCGTGAAAATACTCACGGGTGAGGTTCGATTTTCCCTGGATTGGTATCACGGTGTGATGCCACAGATGCGTGAGAGATTGTTGTATCGCCTGTACGCAGAGGTCTGCTCTTCTGGGACACAGCGTATTCGCCAGGCTATGATTGCGCGGTTACAGGAACACCTTGATGCCAGTACCCCCTCCAACCGTTTTCATATCGAGGCCGGAAGCAGTAGCGTACTGATTTCTGATGGACAGGTTATTTGGCGCCAAGTCGCTCAGGACCCCCATTTTCTATTTCCCTTGATGCATCCTGGTAATGAACAAGAGGTTTTACTGCCTGGGGGAATAGTGTTTCGTATCGATACACTACAAGGTGAAACAGATACAAGATTGCTGAGGATTGATGCAGATTCTCTTGATCATGCGGTTATACGCTCAGCAGAAGATGGGGATTGGATTGAGCTGGAAGCTGGTAGAGTTTCTGTAGCCAAATTGCTCTCTTCGTACCGTATTTCCAAGAGCAAACATCCAACGGTTCCTCTCTTGTGCGATCGTAGTGGTGTTGTAGCGGTTTTTGCACGTATGTATGGTGGTAGGGACCGGTTGGCACGCCGTTTCAAGGCTCCCCTTGCCCGAAGATTGACAAATATATATAGTAGTAGAATAAAGGAACAATGA
- the ispE gene encoding 4-(cytidine 5'-diphospho)-2-C-methyl-D-erythritol kinase yields the protein MDTMLARAAYAKVNLHLAVGQPFQDGYHPIRSLFALVDLADDVSITVKGKSKLTVEVTGLEAFQLDGEDTMTKAARLWCERSCLPLSLQIDCKKRIPSQAGLGGGSSDAASVLLLLQEYAGKAALDQKTLADIALQVGSDVPFFLSSHCCAIVNGRGEVITPIAQRYLALCLVMPTSFATSTSSAYAKLDEVRSGGFVSLGPTGEEIAEVFKKSPAVWKSMLYNDFQQGVEHQDFYGQLEQLCSTSHGYCGLTGSGACWFFVSDDTKQVQVVYDKIQTRFGTGVMSWKTGLVMKIR from the coding sequence ATGGATACCATGCTTGCGCGTGCTGCTTATGCCAAGGTTAATCTACATCTGGCCGTTGGCCAACCGTTTCAAGATGGGTATCATCCCATCCGTTCCTTATTCGCCTTGGTGGATCTTGCCGATGATGTCTCCATCACGGTTAAGGGGAAGAGCAAGCTAACGGTAGAAGTAACTGGATTGGAAGCGTTTCAACTTGATGGAGAGGATACTATGACCAAGGCTGCCCGCCTATGGTGTGAGCGATCTTGTTTACCCCTCTCTTTACAGATAGATTGCAAGAAACGTATTCCCTCCCAGGCTGGTTTGGGTGGGGGGTCAAGTGATGCTGCTTCAGTGTTGCTTCTGTTGCAGGAATATGCTGGAAAAGCTGCGCTTGACCAAAAAACCTTGGCTGATATTGCGCTGCAGGTTGGTAGCGATGTCCCTTTCTTCCTCTCTTCGCATTGCTGTGCAATAGTGAATGGTAGGGGAGAGGTGATTACACCAATAGCGCAGAGGTATTTGGCATTATGCTTGGTAATGCCGACATCTTTTGCTACATCTACGTCATCTGCCTACGCCAAGCTTGACGAAGTTCGTAGCGGGGGTTTTGTTTCATTGGGACCTACGGGTGAGGAGATTGCAGAAGTTTTCAAGAAATCACCTGCGGTATGGAAAAGTATGTTGTATAATGATTTTCAACAAGGTGTGGAGCACCAAGACTTCTATGGCCAACTTGAACAGCTATGCAGTACTAGCCATGGATATTGTGGTCTTACAGGCAGCGGTGCTTGTTGGTTTTTCGTCAGTGATGACACGAAACAGGTACAAGTTGTTTACGATAAGATACAGACGCGGTTCGGGACTGGAGTAATGAGCTGGAAAACCGGTTTAGTTATGAAAATAAGATAA
- a CDS encoding 50S ribosomal protein L25 has translation MSDINRSLKAKPRTEDFGSAGARRLLRGGQIPAVIYGKKDPVHIALDAREFTNKMRHFSETALLKIAVGRKHYEVLLKDYQEDLMRGEIKHVDFYEVTRGQSLRTLVAVVLKGSPIGTREGGVLDQVLHEIEIECLPKDLPDSIEADVSHLEINQALHLSDMKFPETIKVLEDMSRTVASVKGVKAEVVETAEEEDEAAVVSEEE, from the coding sequence ATGTCTGACATCAACAGAAGCTTAAAAGCTAAACCAAGAACCGAAGATTTCGGTAGTGCCGGCGCTCGTCGCCTGCTTCGTGGCGGCCAGATTCCAGCCGTTATCTATGGCAAGAAGGATCCTGTGCACATTGCCCTTGATGCCCGTGAATTCACCAACAAGATGCGTCACTTCTCAGAGACAGCATTGCTGAAGATTGCTGTAGGCAGAAAGCACTATGAAGTATTATTGAAGGATTATCAGGAAGACCTGATGCGTGGGGAGATCAAGCACGTTGACTTCTATGAGGTTACTCGTGGTCAATCCCTTCGTACTTTGGTTGCCGTTGTGCTCAAGGGAAGCCCAATTGGGACCCGTGAGGGTGGTGTCCTTGATCAGGTTCTCCATGAAATTGAGATTGAGTGTCTGCCAAAGGATCTGCCCGATTCAATCGAGGCTGATGTAAGCCACTTGGAGATCAACCAGGCATTGCACTTGAGTGACATGAAATTCCCAGAAACCATCAAGGTTCTTGAAGACATGTCCAGGACTGTTGCTTCCGTCAAGGGAGTAAAGGCTGAGGTTGTCGAAACTGCTGAGGAAGAAGATGAAGCAGCAGTTGTTTCCGAGGAAGAGTAG
- a CDS encoding aldose epimerase family protein has protein sequence MLTKQVVAQTNDGQPIYLITLSSGPYSAEILSLGANLKTLKTPDRDQKVRDIVLGFENPLDNLTSTTYFGQIVGRFANRIAKGTFSLEGKQYTLETNEGENSLHSGKSNWGWRNWHVETFEWDGNPGVVLSLFSPDAEGGFPGNVNCTVSYVLTKNGELRIEYEATASQATPINLTNHSYFNLRGAGSGEITAHEVKLACDRYLEINDQLVPTGNILPVKGTAFDFTKGKPLGKDMEEAGGYDHCFILEQTPTTKPVEFAWIHEPVSGRTMKIKTTMPAVQMYSGNFLEGKDIGKGGVAYPKHGGVCFETQYYPDGPNHESFPSCIFSKERPYKHTTVFSFGVK, from the coding sequence ATGTTGACCAAACAAGTTGTCGCCCAGACCAATGATGGGCAACCCATTTATCTGATAACGCTTTCCAGTGGACCTTACTCCGCTGAAATTCTCAGTTTGGGGGCGAATCTCAAGACATTGAAGACCCCGGATCGGGATCAGAAGGTTAGGGATATTGTGCTGGGATTTGAAAATCCATTGGACAACTTGACCTCCACTACTTACTTTGGACAAATCGTCGGACGATTTGCCAATCGTATAGCAAAAGGTACATTCTCCTTGGAAGGTAAACAGTATACCCTAGAAACCAATGAAGGGGAGAACTCCCTTCATAGTGGGAAGAGTAATTGGGGTTGGCGGAATTGGCATGTTGAGACCTTTGAATGGGATGGGAATCCTGGGGTTGTACTGAGCCTGTTCAGTCCCGATGCAGAGGGTGGATTCCCTGGTAATGTGAATTGTACCGTCTCTTATGTGCTCACTAAAAATGGGGAGCTGCGTATTGAGTATGAAGCAACAGCTTCCCAGGCTACACCAATCAATCTGACCAATCATAGCTATTTTAATTTGCGAGGTGCTGGCAGTGGGGAAATTACTGCTCATGAGGTGAAACTCGCTTGTGATCGATATCTTGAAATTAATGATCAACTGGTTCCTACTGGGAACATTCTTCCAGTGAAAGGCACGGCTTTTGATTTTACCAAGGGGAAACCATTGGGGAAGGATATGGAAGAAGCAGGTGGGTATGATCATTGTTTCATTCTTGAACAGACTCCGACTACCAAGCCGGTGGAATTTGCATGGATTCACGAACCAGTTTCAGGTAGAACCATGAAAATAAAAACAACCATGCCAGCAGTACAGATGTACAGTGGGAACTTTCTCGAAGGAAAGGATATCGGTAAGGGTGGGGTTGCCTATCCCAAGCATGGTGGTGTCTGTTTCGAAACCCAATACTATCCCGACGGTCCGAACCATGAATCGTTTCCTTCGTGTATTTTCAGCAAAGAGAGGCCTTATAAACATACAACAGTGTTCTCCTTTGGCGTGAAATAG
- the udk gene encoding uridine kinase → MKEVKIIGITGGSGSGKSTIVKKISEVCTDFVFIPQDNYYRSATFISNANITAFNFDHPDAFDMELLHEHLKTLKDGKAIEMPQYDFVHHRRKDETIHVAPRSLVIIEGLMILHDSNIRDLLDLKLYVDTPDDIRFIRRLKRDIAERGRTVESVCTQYLEVVRPGHFNFIEPTKAFADLIIPEGGYNENALSVLIPFVKELAG, encoded by the coding sequence ATGAAAGAAGTGAAAATTATTGGGATTACCGGTGGGTCTGGTTCAGGAAAATCCACGATTGTTAAGAAGATCAGTGAAGTTTGCACAGATTTTGTGTTTATTCCCCAGGACAACTACTATCGCTCTGCCACTTTCATCAGTAATGCCAATATTACCGCTTTCAACTTTGATCATCCTGATGCCTTTGACATGGAACTGCTTCATGAACATCTGAAGACGCTCAAGGACGGAAAGGCCATAGAGATGCCCCAGTATGATTTTGTCCACCACCGAAGAAAGGACGAGACTATACATGTCGCGCCAAGAAGTCTGGTGATTATTGAAGGGCTGATGATTCTGCATGATAGCAACATTCGGGATTTGTTGGATTTAAAACTGTATGTAGACACCCCAGATGATATACGCTTCATTAGAAGGTTGAAACGTGATATTGCAGAGCGTGGAAGAACCGTAGAGAGTGTATGTACACAGTATCTTGAGGTTGTGAGACCGGGGCATTTCAATTTCATCGAACCAACCAAGGCTTTCGCTGACCTGATCATTCCTGAAGGTGGGTACAACGAGAATGCTCTTTCTGTACTTATTCCCTTTGTAAAGGAACTTGCTGGCTGA
- a CDS encoding uracil-DNA glycosylase family protein, protein MQNHSQEIVQRTELFAWQVEQLRFSGDFYIYNPLQYAWNMHEAYVRTYLSHPVKALMLGMNPGPFGMAQNGIPFGEVGAVKQFLKLDEPIAKPSIEHPSRPVLGLSVQRSEVSGKRLWALMEEHYKRADVFSKEIAIVNYCPLAFMERTKYAKNITPDKLPKVERMALEAICDRYLMDLILLLQPTYLIGVGKYALKKLQQVVSSDSRYILGSIIHPSPANPQANRNWREKTQEQLIALGLWKDA, encoded by the coding sequence GTGCAGAATCACTCACAAGAAATCGTGCAACGGACAGAGCTGTTTGCTTGGCAGGTGGAACAACTGCGATTTAGTGGAGATTTTTATATCTATAATCCTTTGCAATATGCATGGAACATGCATGAAGCATACGTAAGGACCTATCTCTCTCATCCTGTAAAGGCTCTGATGCTTGGGATGAATCCTGGACCTTTTGGGATGGCCCAAAATGGGATTCCATTCGGTGAGGTGGGTGCAGTAAAGCAGTTTCTCAAGCTTGATGAACCTATTGCAAAACCTTCTATCGAGCATCCATCACGTCCGGTGCTTGGATTGTCTGTGCAACGAAGTGAGGTCAGCGGAAAGCGCTTGTGGGCATTGATGGAAGAACACTATAAACGTGCAGATGTGTTTTCCAAGGAAATAGCCATCGTCAATTATTGTCCGTTGGCCTTCATGGAGCGAACCAAATATGCAAAGAATATCACTCCTGACAAGCTTCCCAAAGTTGAGAGAATGGCCCTAGAGGCAATTTGTGACCGGTATCTCATGGACCTGATCTTACTGTTGCAGCCAACCTATCTTATAGGGGTAGGGAAGTATGCCCTTAAGAAGTTGCAACAGGTGGTTTCATCTGATAGTAGATATATACTAGGTTCTATTATTCACCCCAGTCCAGCCAATCCTCAAGCAAATAGAAATTGGCGAGAGAAAACCCAAGAACAACTCATTGCCCTTGGACTCTGGAAGGATGCATAA
- the lepA gene encoding translation elongation factor 4 — translation MPADITLTRNFCIIAHIDHGKSTLADRFIEKAKLYVSRGPAQDQMLDNMDIERERGITIKSQAVTIPYTAADGKTYELNLVDTPGHVDFSYEVSRAISSCEGALLIVDASQGVEAQTLANLYMAMEHNLTIIPVINKIDLPSADIDACLHQIDHDLGLESEETVLVSAKTGVGVDELFEAIVNQIPPPEGKDSLPLQALIFDSHYDAYRGVIVHCRVFDGTLEAGSEVRFMHTDTPYKVEEVGFFQLGLVKTDALHAGDVGYVITGVKTISDVRVGDTITTVKNAAKKPLPGFKDVKPVVFSSIYPVDTNDYEELVSAIERLKLNDASLIYEKDSSAALGFGFRCGFLGMLHLEVIQERIEREFGLSIVFTSPSVKYIVHMKNGDVVNIDNPLEYPDPMRVEYSEEPFIQANIITPSQFVGPLITLCMEKRGVQVGMNYLDEKRVELMYEMPLSEVLFEFYDRMKSVSRGYASFDYQLIGYKKTDLVRMDILVNGEPVDALSQLVFRGSSQLRGKQVCERLRGEIPRQQYKIAIQAAIGGTIVSRETITAFRKDVTAKCYGGDISRKRKLLEKQKEGKKRMKMVGNVEIPQSAFLAVLKSDDSSK, via the coding sequence ATGCCAGCTGATATTACACTGACACGAAATTTTTGCATCATTGCGCATATAGACCACGGCAAGTCTACTCTTGCCGACCGCTTTATTGAAAAAGCAAAGCTCTATGTGTCTCGTGGTCCTGCGCAGGACCAGATGCTCGACAATATGGATATTGAGAGAGAGCGCGGGATCACCATCAAGAGCCAAGCGGTAACCATTCCCTACACGGCAGCCGATGGTAAAACGTATGAGCTGAATCTTGTTGATACTCCGGGACATGTTGATTTCTCCTATGAGGTAAGCCGTGCAATCAGCTCATGTGAGGGTGCCTTGCTGATTGTTGATGCCTCCCAAGGTGTCGAAGCACAGACCTTGGCAAACTTGTATATGGCCATGGAACATAACCTCACCATCATTCCGGTCATCAACAAGATTGATTTACCTTCTGCCGATATTGATGCTTGCTTGCATCAGATTGATCATGACTTGGGTTTGGAATCAGAAGAGACTGTTTTGGTGAGCGCAAAAACCGGTGTAGGAGTGGATGAGCTTTTTGAGGCAATCGTCAATCAGATTCCGCCTCCAGAAGGAAAAGACTCCCTCCCTCTCCAGGCCCTGATCTTTGACTCCCATTACGATGCATATCGTGGAGTCATTGTTCACTGTCGTGTTTTCGACGGAACCCTGGAGGCTGGCTCAGAAGTTCGCTTCATGCATACCGATACGCCCTATAAGGTTGAGGAAGTCGGTTTCTTCCAGCTTGGTCTGGTTAAGACAGATGCGCTGCATGCAGGGGATGTCGGGTACGTAATTACCGGTGTAAAGACTATCAGCGATGTCAGGGTTGGGGATACTATCACCACGGTCAAGAATGCTGCGAAGAAACCTCTTCCTGGATTCAAGGATGTGAAACCAGTAGTTTTCAGTTCAATCTACCCGGTTGATACCAACGACTACGAGGAGTTGGTGAGTGCCATTGAAAGGCTCAAACTCAACGATGCTTCCTTGATCTATGAGAAGGACAGTTCAGCTGCTCTGGGTTTTGGATTCAGGTGTGGGTTCTTGGGTATGCTGCATCTTGAGGTCATCCAGGAGCGTATAGAGCGCGAATTTGGACTGTCAATCGTCTTTACCAGCCCTTCAGTTAAGTACATCGTGCATATGAAGAACGGTGATGTTGTCAATATTGACAACCCCCTTGAATATCCAGATCCGATGCGGGTTGAATATTCAGAGGAGCCCTTTATCCAAGCCAACATCATCACACCCAGTCAATTCGTAGGACCGCTGATAACGCTCTGCATGGAGAAACGCGGGGTTCAGGTGGGAATGAATTACCTTGATGAGAAACGCGTCGAGCTGATGTACGAGATGCCATTGAGCGAGGTGCTCTTTGAGTTCTATGACCGCATGAAATCTGTGAGTCGTGGATATGCTTCGTTCGACTATCAATTGATTGGCTACAAAAAGACCGATTTGGTGAGAATGGATATTCTCGTCAATGGAGAGCCAGTTGACGCGCTGAGCCAACTCGTTTTTCGGGGAAGCAGTCAATTGCGAGGGAAGCAGGTCTGTGAGCGGTTGAGGGGAGAGATTCCCCGCCAGCAGTACAAGATAGCCATCCAAGCAGCTATCGGTGGAACGATTGTCAGCAGAGAGACCATCACCGCCTTCCGAAAGGATGTTACAGCCAAATGTTATGGTGGTGATATCAGCAGAAAACGTAAGTTGCTCGAGAAACAGAAAGAGGGAAAGAAACGCATGAAAATGGTCGGGAATGTCGAGATACCCCAGAGTGCATTCCTCGCTGTTTTAAAGAGTGATGACAGCTCCAAGTAA
- the spoVG gene encoding septation regulator SpoVG yields the protein MDISEVRVRKVSQAGKLKAYVTVTFDNQFVVHNIKIIEGREGDFIAMPSRQLANGEFKDVAHPISSDFRDHLQQVVMNAYDSEEAQEAPQETEKKEL from the coding sequence GTGGACATTTCAGAGGTTCGAGTACGAAAAGTCAGTCAAGCAGGTAAATTGAAGGCTTATGTGACCGTAACGTTTGACAATCAATTTGTGGTACACAATATCAAGATTATAGAGGGCAGGGAAGGAGACTTCATTGCCATGCCAAGCAGGCAGTTGGCCAATGGGGAATTCAAGGATGTAGCCCATCCAATCAGCAGCGACTTCCGAGATCATTTGCAGCAAGTGGTAATGAATGCATATGACTCTGAGGAAGCACAGGAAGCTCCCCAGGAAACAGAAAAAAAGGAATTATAG
- the ftsH gene encoding ATP-dependent zinc metalloprotease FtsH, which produces MTVKLRKDSQENGPDKQSDNQDPNQYWQGPPKNDKKPPFMTPNNPKNRFALIVFATLAILFAYMFFDSAAGAEQSVPYTTFISYVDSGQVTQVEIKEQSLIRFALKNGLTAQTRIPYFDETLLESLKQQGVSVTGSVQEISFLQVLLQLLPWIIFIGFTIMLYRQSSGLNGKMMSTLGKSKAKEYMETDTKTTFKDVAGQIEAKYELEEVVSFLKHPDHFTKVGAKIPRGVLLVGPPGTGKTLLAKAVAGESGVSFFHTSGSDFVEMFVGMGAARVRDLFEQARKHSPCILFIDELDAVGRTRGGGLGGGNDEREQTLNQILVEMDGFGTTTGVIVMAATNRPDVLDPALLRPGRFDRQVVVDLPDIKEREEILRIHCRKIKLEKDVDLKRLARGSAGTSGADLANLINEAALFAARKNKSTVGMSEMEEARDKILLGVARKSRAMTDEEKRATAYHEAGHALLHYYLEHLDPLHKVTIIPHGRALGLTVSLPERDPYTKTQSMLNDWIKVCMGGYVAEELVYGETTTGTSNDIKQATDLARRMVTEWGMSGLGFVNLADESEPLFLGREITQHKDYSEETAKRIDSEIHKILDKAMEETRKVLSTHRDQLDTLTVELIEKETLDDAQIRILLGFEALNDFQGESSEQEKADDASRQEESPGTQEEATKE; this is translated from the coding sequence ATGACAGTGAAATTGAGAAAAGATAGCCAAGAGAACGGACCGGACAAACAGTCGGACAACCAGGATCCCAACCAGTATTGGCAAGGTCCTCCCAAGAATGACAAAAAGCCACCTTTCATGACCCCGAATAATCCGAAAAACCGGTTTGCCCTGATAGTGTTTGCCACCTTGGCAATCCTGTTTGCCTATATGTTTTTTGATAGTGCCGCAGGTGCTGAACAGTCAGTACCGTACACTACTTTCATCTCTTATGTTGATTCTGGCCAGGTAACGCAGGTCGAGATCAAGGAACAATCCCTGATTCGGTTTGCATTGAAAAATGGACTTACAGCGCAGACCAGAATACCTTATTTCGATGAGACCCTGCTCGAATCACTGAAACAGCAGGGTGTCTCGGTAACAGGTTCGGTACAGGAAATTTCTTTCCTGCAAGTACTGTTGCAATTGCTTCCCTGGATTATCTTCATTGGATTTACCATCATGTTGTATCGTCAGTCCAGCGGACTGAACGGAAAGATGATGTCAACGCTTGGCAAGAGCAAGGCAAAGGAATACATGGAGACTGACACGAAGACTACATTCAAGGATGTAGCTGGTCAGATAGAAGCAAAGTATGAATTGGAGGAGGTGGTCTCTTTTCTCAAGCATCCTGACCACTTTACCAAGGTTGGTGCAAAGATTCCCCGTGGTGTTCTGCTGGTAGGTCCTCCAGGAACCGGTAAGACCTTGCTTGCTAAAGCAGTTGCCGGAGAGAGTGGGGTTTCGTTCTTTCATACCAGTGGATCTGACTTTGTTGAGATGTTTGTAGGTATGGGTGCTGCCCGTGTGCGTGACTTGTTTGAACAAGCCCGTAAGCATTCTCCCTGTATTCTGTTCATTGATGAACTTGATGCCGTTGGCCGTACTCGTGGAGGCGGTCTCGGTGGGGGTAATGATGAGCGAGAACAGACATTGAACCAGATTCTTGTGGAGATGGATGGATTTGGTACCACCACAGGAGTCATCGTGATGGCAGCCACCAACCGCCCTGATGTATTGGATCCTGCCTTGCTTCGTCCTGGTCGTTTTGACCGTCAGGTCGTAGTCGATCTACCAGATATTAAGGAACGCGAGGAAATTCTCAGGATTCACTGTAGGAAAATCAAACTGGAAAAGGATGTTGATCTTAAGCGTCTTGCCCGTGGTTCAGCTGGTACCAGTGGAGCCGATCTGGCAAACCTGATCAATGAGGCTGCCCTGTTTGCTGCTCGGAAGAACAAGAGCACAGTTGGAATGAGTGAGATGGAAGAGGCACGGGACAAGATTCTTCTCGGTGTTGCAAGAAAGAGCCGTGCAATGACTGATGAGGAGAAGAGAGCAACCGCCTACCATGAAGCAGGGCATGCCTTGCTTCACTACTACCTTGAGCATCTCGATCCGTTACATAAGGTAACCATCATCCCTCATGGGCGTGCACTTGGTCTTACCGTCAGCCTTCCTGAGCGAGATCCCTATACCAAGACCCAGTCCATGTTGAATGACTGGATAAAGGTCTGCATGGGAGGCTATGTTGCAGAGGAGCTGGTGTATGGGGAAACCACAACCGGTACCAGCAATGACATCAAGCAAGCAACCGACCTTGCCCGCAGGATGGTAACAGAGTGGGGTATGAGTGGATTGGGATTCGTCAACCTTGCCGATGAGTCTGAACCGTTGTTCCTGGGTCGTGAAATCACTCAGCACAAGGATTACAGTGAAGAGACGGCAAAGAGGATTGATTCAGAAATCCACAAGATCCTTGACAAGGCAATGGAAGAGACACGTAAGGTTCTCTCTACCCATCGGGACCAATTGGATACCCTCACCGTCGAACTGATTGAGAAGGAGACCCTGGATGATGCACAGATCAGAATCCTCCTGGGTTTCGAAGCTCTCAACGATTTCCAGGGAGAATCATCTGAGCAAGAGAAGGCTGATGATGCCTCTCGACAGGAAGAGTCACCTGGTACGCAAGAAGAAGCTACAAAAGAATAA